From the genome of Ignavibacteriales bacterium, one region includes:
- a CDS encoding recombinase zinc beta ribbon domain-containing protein produces the protein MGKWKGGGQPFGYSFDKKTSTLIINPDEKIVILKIFELAKRDYGVTNIADELNTIGFMPRRGKRWSATTVSYMLSPARLKFYQGLTNHDKPGDWEALLSELDYFRLLKIRAESLSKFVAPKRKERTKYLLSAIGIFKCGYCHGPVKSSVTIKNSEKTLYYYCTSRQSSGENTCKNSRLHKQDLIDHFVITELHDRISDSSRINKYIKLFQDKLLDEARVTYKNLGEYFAEHLDLEIEQAQNYLLAQLKLLGELNDSKSKLVLPYSNEKALTQEIILHNIESIRLFNDYIEVQYKFPINHSLEFVQTLKFTKNFRGYE, from the coding sequence ATGGGAAAATGGAAAGGTGGAGGTCAACCGTTTGGCTATTCATTTGACAAAAAAACATCAACATTGATTATTAATCCTGATGAAAAAATCGTAATCCTGAAAATATTTGAACTTGCAAAAAGAGATTATGGTGTAACAAATATTGCTGACGAGCTAAACACAATTGGATTTATGCCAAGACGGGGAAAGCGATGGAGCGCTACTACAGTTAGTTACATGCTCTCCCCTGCTCGTTTGAAGTTTTATCAGGGACTGACTAACCATGATAAACCAGGAGATTGGGAAGCGCTTTTATCAGAACTTGACTATTTCAGATTATTGAAAATTAGAGCCGAGAGTTTATCAAAATTTGTAGCCCCGAAAAGAAAGGAGCGGACAAAATACTTACTCAGTGCTATTGGAATTTTTAAATGTGGTTACTGTCATGGACCGGTTAAATCATCCGTCACTATTAAAAATAGTGAAAAGACTTTATACTATTATTGCACTTCAAGACAATCATCCGGCGAAAATACTTGTAAGAATTCTCGGTTGCATAAACAAGATTTAATTGACCACTTCGTAATTACTGAACTCCACGATAGGATCTCTGACAGTTCGAGAATCAATAAGTATATAAAATTATTTCAAGATAAATTACTTGATGAAGCAAGAGTGACATATAAAAATCTTGGAGAATATTTTGCCGAGCATTTGGATCTTGAAATTGAGCAAGCACAGAATTATTTGCTCGCACAACTTAAGCTCCTTGGCGAATTGAATGATAGTAAATCGAAATTAGTTCTCCCCTATTCGAACGAAAAAGCTTTAACTCAGGAAATCATTTTACATAATATTGAAAGTATAAGACTCTTCAACGATTACATTGAAGTTCAGTATAAATTTCCAATTAATCATTCATTGGAATTCGTTCAGACATTGAAATTCACAAAAAATTTTCGAGGATATGAATAG
- a CDS encoding BrnT family toxin, translating into MLNVSSEWDELKNLQNQEKHSISFEDAQAAFSDPKRIIAEDIEHSQKEKRYYCFGQIEDVKVTVRFTHRENIIRIFGAGYWRKGKQIYERENKI; encoded by the coding sequence TTGTTAAATGTTTCTTCCGAATGGGATGAACTAAAAAATCTGCAAAATCAGGAAAAACATTCTATCTCATTCGAAGATGCTCAGGCCGCATTCTCAGATCCTAAAAGAATTATTGCTGAAGATATAGAGCATAGCCAGAAAGAAAAAAGATATTACTGTTTCGGTCAAATTGAAGATGTTAAAGTTACAGTTCGCTTCACTCACAGAGAAAATATTATAAGAATATTTGGCGCCGGTTACTGGCGTAAAGGAAAGCAAATCTATGAAAGAGAAAATAAAATATAG
- a CDS encoding metallophosphoesterase: protein MKLIHTADWHLGSDPKQQLKARESLDQIVKYCNEVEIDGIIIAGDLWDSIQSFGNDTGIKIALEYLRILSDLVKFIFIIKGNSAHDARESIKLLDHLEQNIFTIENNVALGFKIFNGITATDLFKEKSQGPIDLLIHGISYPTKANLLIGTEIDQQNFNFIEIFSRLLGLHGDISGRYPEVPKLTVFHGNVSGCKLSSGQTLVGQDIIIPSYELEKTRSNYYALGHIHLPQNISPIMRYSGSLYNKDFGEIEQKYFGLIEFNGVECSVTNIPLRSSRPMIIIDAEFKGGHFHYNKTIPHGAEIKLRCSVNEAERILITSSDLDKLKSELGSDLKIEFDVTPTVRSSRNEKIMQSKTLLEEIHEYANVIGEMVPDGINEKIKDLEFI, encoded by the coding sequence ATGAAATTAATTCATACTGCCGACTGGCATTTAGGTTCAGATCCTAAGCAACAATTAAAAGCGAGAGAGAGCTTAGATCAAATTGTTAAGTATTGCAATGAAGTTGAGATCGATGGAATCATTATTGCAGGTGATCTATGGGATTCAATCCAAAGCTTCGGTAATGATACTGGGATAAAAATTGCACTAGAATACTTAAGGATTCTTTCGGATCTAGTAAAATTTATTTTTATAATCAAAGGTAATTCAGCTCATGATGCACGTGAAAGCATAAAACTTTTAGACCATCTGGAACAAAATATATTTACAATTGAAAATAATGTTGCTCTTGGTTTTAAAATCTTTAATGGGATTACTGCAACCGATCTGTTCAAAGAAAAATCTCAAGGACCGATCGACTTATTAATACATGGCATCAGTTATCCGACAAAAGCTAATCTTTTAATTGGTACAGAAATCGATCAGCAAAATTTCAATTTTATCGAAATATTCTCTCGACTTTTAGGATTGCATGGAGATATAAGTGGCCGATACCCTGAAGTGCCGAAACTTACAGTCTTTCATGGAAATGTTTCTGGTTGTAAATTGTCTTCGGGGCAAACTCTTGTTGGTCAGGACATAATTATTCCATCCTACGAACTTGAAAAAACCAGAAGCAATTACTACGCGCTCGGGCATATACATCTTCCTCAAAATATTAGTCCGATTATGCGTTATTCGGGTTCTCTTTATAATAAAGATTTTGGTGAGATTGAACAAAAGTATTTTGGTCTGATCGAATTTAATGGTGTTGAATGTTCAGTAACCAATATTCCTCTTCGGTCCAGTAGACCTATGATAATCATTGATGCAGAATTTAAAGGAGGACACTTTCATTATAACAAAACAATTCCACATGGGGCCGAAATAAAATTAAGATGTTCGGTTAATGAAGCAGAACGAATCCTTATAACCTCAAGCGATTTGGATAAACTGAAATCAGAATTAGGAAGTGATCTCAAAATCGAGTTTGATGTTACTCCCACTGTTCGATCCAGCCGTAATGAAAAAATCATGCAATCCAAAACTCTCCTTGAAGAGATCCATGAATATGCCAATGTTATAGGTGAGATGGTGCCTGATGGAATAAATGAAAAAATTAAAGATTTAGAATTTATTTAG